A window of the Loxodonta africana isolate mLoxAfr1 chromosome 3, mLoxAfr1.hap2, whole genome shotgun sequence genome harbors these coding sequences:
- the DMAP1 gene encoding DNA methyltransferase 1-associated protein 1 isoform X1, which yields MATGADVRDILELGGPEGDAASGTISKKDIINPDKKKSKKSSETLTFKRPEGMHREVYALLYSDKKDAPPLLPSDTGQGYRTVKAKLGSKKVRPWKWMPFTNPARKDGAMFFHWRRAAEEGKDYPFARFNKTVQVPVYSEQEYQLYLHDDAWTKAETDHLFDLSRRFDLRFVVIHDRYDHQQFKKRSVEDLKERYYHICAKLANVRAVPGTDLKIPVFDAGHERRRKEQLERLYNRTPEQVAEEEYLLQELRKIEARKKEREKRSQDLQKLITAADTTAEQRRTERKAPKKKLPQKKEAEKPAVPETAGIKFPDFKSAGVTLRSQRMKLPSSVGQKKIKALEQMLLELGVELSPTPTEELVHMFNELRSDLVLLYELKQACANCEYELQMLRHRHEALARAGVMGGPTTPASGPAPASAEPAVPEPGPGPDPTKDTIIDVVGAPLTPNSRKRRESASSSSSVKKAKKP from the exons ATGGCTACGGGCGCGGATGTGCGGGACATTCTAGAACTCGGGGGTCCAGAGGGGGATGCAGCCTCTGGGACTATCAGCAAGAAAGACATTATCAACCCGGACAAG AAAAAGTCCAAGAAGTCCTCTGAGACACTGACCTTCAAAAGGCCGGAGGGCATGCACCGGGAGGTCTATGCACTGCTCTACTCTGACAAGAA GGATGCACCCCCGCTGTTGCCCAGTGACACTGGCCAGGGCTACCGTACCGTAAAGGCCAAGTTGGGCTCCAAGAAAGTGAGGCCCTGGAAGTGGATGCCATTCACCAACCCAGCCCGTAAGGATGGAGCCATGTTCTTCCACTGGCGACGGGCAGCTGAGGAGGGCAAGGACTACCCCTTTGCCAGGTTCAATAAG ACTGTGCAGGTACCCGTGTATTCAGAGCAGGAGTACCAGCTCTATCTCCATGATGACGCCTGGACTAAGGCAGAGACTGACCACCTCTTTGACCTCAGCCGCCGCTTTGACCTGCGTTTTGTAGTTATCCATGACCGCTATGATCACCAGCAGTTCAAG AAACGTTCTGTGGAGGACCTGAAGGAACGGTACTACCACATCTGTGCCAAGCTTGCCAATGTACGGGCTGTGCCAGGCACAGACCTTAAAATACCAGTATTTGATGCTGGGCATGAGCGACGGCGGAAGGAGCAGCTGGAGCGGCTCTATAACCGGACCCCTGAGCAG GTGGCGGAGGAGGAGTACCTGCTACAGGAACTGCGTAAGATTGAGGCCCGGAAGAAGGAGCGGGAGAAGCGGAGTCAGGACCTGCAGAAGCTGATAACAGCAGCAGACACCACTGCAGAGCAGCGACGCACTGAGCGCAAGGCCCCCAAAAAGAAGCTACCCCagaaaaaggaggctgagaagccG GCTGTTCCCGAGACTGCAGGCATCAAGTTTCCAGACTTCAAGTCCGCAGGTGTCACACTGCGGAGCCAGCGG ATGAAGCTGCCAAGCTCCGTGGGACAGAAGAAGATCAAGGCCCTGGAGCAGATGCTGCTGGAGCTTGGTGTGG aGCTAAGCCCGACACCCACAGAGGAGCTGGTGCACATGTTCAATGAGCTTCGAAGTGACCTGGTGCTGCTCTACGAGCTCAAGCAGGCCTGTGCCAACTGCGAGTACGAGCTACAGATGCTGCGGCATCGTCACGAGGCACTGGCCCGGGCTGGCGTGATGGGGGGTCCCACCACGCCAGCATCGGGCCCAGCCCCGGCCTCTGCTGAACCAGCCGTGCCTGAACCTGGACCCGGCCCTGACCCTACCAAGGACACAATCATTGATGTGGTGGGCGCGCCCCTCACACCCAATTCG AGGAAGCGACGGGAATCGGCCTCCAGTTCATCTTCTGTGAAGAAAGCCAAGAAGCCGTAA
- the DMAP1 gene encoding DNA methyltransferase 1-associated protein 1 isoform X2 yields MQEELRSLTPGHDLLALGDAPPLLPSDTGQGYRTVKAKLGSKKVRPWKWMPFTNPARKDGAMFFHWRRAAEEGKDYPFARFNKTVQVPVYSEQEYQLYLHDDAWTKAETDHLFDLSRRFDLRFVVIHDRYDHQQFKKRSVEDLKERYYHICAKLANVRAVPGTDLKIPVFDAGHERRRKEQLERLYNRTPEQVAEEEYLLQELRKIEARKKEREKRSQDLQKLITAADTTAEQRRTERKAPKKKLPQKKEAEKPAVPETAGIKFPDFKSAGVTLRSQRMKLPSSVGQKKIKALEQMLLELGVELSPTPTEELVHMFNELRSDLVLLYELKQACANCEYELQMLRHRHEALARAGVMGGPTTPASGPAPASAEPAVPEPGPGPDPTKDTIIDVVGAPLTPNSRKRRESASSSSSVKKAKKP; encoded by the exons ATGCAAGAGGAGCTCAGATCCCTTACTCCAGGACATGACTTACTTGCTCTAGG GGATGCACCCCCGCTGTTGCCCAGTGACACTGGCCAGGGCTACCGTACCGTAAAGGCCAAGTTGGGCTCCAAGAAAGTGAGGCCCTGGAAGTGGATGCCATTCACCAACCCAGCCCGTAAGGATGGAGCCATGTTCTTCCACTGGCGACGGGCAGCTGAGGAGGGCAAGGACTACCCCTTTGCCAGGTTCAATAAG ACTGTGCAGGTACCCGTGTATTCAGAGCAGGAGTACCAGCTCTATCTCCATGATGACGCCTGGACTAAGGCAGAGACTGACCACCTCTTTGACCTCAGCCGCCGCTTTGACCTGCGTTTTGTAGTTATCCATGACCGCTATGATCACCAGCAGTTCAAG AAACGTTCTGTGGAGGACCTGAAGGAACGGTACTACCACATCTGTGCCAAGCTTGCCAATGTACGGGCTGTGCCAGGCACAGACCTTAAAATACCAGTATTTGATGCTGGGCATGAGCGACGGCGGAAGGAGCAGCTGGAGCGGCTCTATAACCGGACCCCTGAGCAG GTGGCGGAGGAGGAGTACCTGCTACAGGAACTGCGTAAGATTGAGGCCCGGAAGAAGGAGCGGGAGAAGCGGAGTCAGGACCTGCAGAAGCTGATAACAGCAGCAGACACCACTGCAGAGCAGCGACGCACTGAGCGCAAGGCCCCCAAAAAGAAGCTACCCCagaaaaaggaggctgagaagccG GCTGTTCCCGAGACTGCAGGCATCAAGTTTCCAGACTTCAAGTCCGCAGGTGTCACACTGCGGAGCCAGCGG ATGAAGCTGCCAAGCTCCGTGGGACAGAAGAAGATCAAGGCCCTGGAGCAGATGCTGCTGGAGCTTGGTGTGG aGCTAAGCCCGACACCCACAGAGGAGCTGGTGCACATGTTCAATGAGCTTCGAAGTGACCTGGTGCTGCTCTACGAGCTCAAGCAGGCCTGTGCCAACTGCGAGTACGAGCTACAGATGCTGCGGCATCGTCACGAGGCACTGGCCCGGGCTGGCGTGATGGGGGGTCCCACCACGCCAGCATCGGGCCCAGCCCCGGCCTCTGCTGAACCAGCCGTGCCTGAACCTGGACCCGGCCCTGACCCTACCAAGGACACAATCATTGATGTGGTGGGCGCGCCCCTCACACCCAATTCG AGGAAGCGACGGGAATCGGCCTCCAGTTCATCTTCTGTGAAGAAAGCCAAGAAGCCGTAA